A window of the Bacteroides thetaiotaomicron VPI-5482 genome harbors these coding sequences:
- a CDS encoding IS110 family transposase: MNYSHFVGLDVGKKTFDASLMSADEKELSHKSFDNTPTGIQSLLDWIAGYHLSLSKLLFCAENMGSYVTELSVSSVSMGFSLALVCPLTIKKSIGLQRGKNDRIDAKRIANYAVLHYRKLELYKLPDKDLVRLRGWIIIRDNLVKQKVSSIKLLETFSWMAKLADVTESISFLEEQLKSIKERILEVEEDMEQLIAASTSLYTNYLLLRSIKGIGIINAIVLLCVTDNFQRFDNPRKFACYCGVAPFEHTSGISIRGKTQTSSLANKEVKVYLTRAAITAISWDPQMKAYYKRKIAEGKHKASVINAVRAKIIARSFAVIRRQTPFVTLAV, translated from the coding sequence ATGAATTATTCTCATTTTGTAGGTCTTGATGTAGGAAAAAAAACTTTCGATGCATCATTAATGTCCGCAGACGAAAAAGAGTTGTCTCACAAGTCTTTTGATAACACTCCAACTGGGATCCAATCTTTATTGGATTGGATAGCTGGTTATCATCTCTCTTTATCCAAACTCTTGTTCTGTGCTGAAAACATGGGAAGTTATGTCACAGAGTTATCTGTTTCCAGTGTCTCCATGGGATTTTCCCTGGCTTTGGTTTGCCCGTTGACCATCAAGAAGTCCATAGGCTTGCAACGAGGCAAAAATGACCGCATTGACGCCAAAAGAATAGCGAACTATGCGGTATTACACTATCGAAAACTGGAGTTATACAAATTGCCTGACAAAGACTTGGTGAGACTGCGGGGATGGATTATTATACGTGACAATTTGGTCAAGCAAAAAGTATCAAGCATAAAGTTATTGGAAACATTCTCCTGGATGGCTAAGTTGGCTGATGTGACAGAATCCATTTCTTTTTTGGAAGAGCAGCTCAAGTCGATAAAAGAAAGAATCCTGGAGGTGGAAGAGGATATGGAGCAACTAATAGCCGCCAGTACATCGCTTTACACAAACTACTTGCTATTAAGAAGTATAAAAGGAATAGGAATTATCAATGCCATTGTATTACTGTGTGTTACTGACAATTTTCAAAGATTTGACAACCCGAGGAAATTTGCCTGCTATTGTGGGGTCGCCCCATTTGAACATACTTCAGGTATTTCCATACGGGGAAAAACGCAGACTTCTTCATTGGCTAACAAAGAAGTAAAAGTATACCTTACCCGGGCAGCTATTACTGCCATCTCTTGGGATCCGCAGATGAAAGCATACTATAAAAGGAAAATAGCAGAGGGGAAACATAAAGCATCTGTAATCAATGCTGTAAGAGCCAAAATCATAGCAAGGTCTTTTGCTGTGATACGAAGGCAGACTCCATTTGTAACATTAGCCGTATAA
- a CDS encoding IS4-like element ISBthe3 family transposase codes for MVVHQSAIVNQFSKEHKEKMGAYRFLNNSSVSSDAILSGLIHTCCKNASGRQHLLCIQDTSEINYEAHVERMKKKTASPGIVGQKQCGTFLHPVLVVDASSHIPIGFSSVKQWNRSPAALSREERNYRYQPIEEKESYRWIESGMAASEQMPRDAVKTIIGDREADIFELFSRIPTDNVHLLIRSVHERNCRLDDPDCSVHLNTLMEQAVLRAEYSFEVLPGSGRKKRVACMELRFERVTLCAPVNGPAKGSPPVSLYCIHVKEKSSSTPVNESPIEWRLLTTHVVETVEQAIECIGWYRCRWLIEELFRVLKRKGFMIEDAQLETVSALQKLILISLQAALQVMVLKLSFDKEDEKLSSEIYFTSKEIALLHIVGKKSEGNTKIQQNPYKKESMAWAAWIIARLGAWSAYKSQSIPGYITFKNGLDRFNTQFELYELIS; via the coding sequence ATGGTTGTCCATCAAAGTGCTATAGTGAATCAATTTAGTAAGGAACATAAAGAAAAGATGGGTGCTTATAGATTTTTGAACAATTCCTCAGTCAGCTCTGATGCTATCTTATCAGGTCTGATACACACTTGCTGTAAGAATGCTTCCGGTCGTCAGCATTTACTGTGTATTCAAGATACCTCGGAGATAAACTATGAGGCTCATGTTGAGCGAATGAAGAAAAAAACAGCCAGTCCCGGCATTGTCGGTCAAAAGCAATGTGGTACTTTTTTGCATCCTGTCTTGGTAGTGGATGCCTCCAGTCATATTCCTATAGGCTTTTCTTCGGTTAAGCAGTGGAATCGCTCACCGGCTGCTTTAAGTCGTGAAGAACGTAATTACAGATATCAGCCTATAGAAGAAAAAGAGTCATATCGTTGGATAGAAAGTGGAATGGCTGCCAGTGAGCAAATGCCCCGGGATGCAGTTAAAACGATCATCGGTGACCGTGAAGCGGACATTTTCGAGCTTTTCAGCCGTATCCCTACTGATAATGTTCACTTGCTGATACGTTCTGTTCATGAAAGGAATTGCCGGTTGGATGATCCAGACTGTTCTGTCCATCTGAATACATTAATGGAGCAGGCTGTTCTACGGGCAGAGTATAGCTTTGAAGTGCTCCCGGGAAGCGGACGTAAGAAACGGGTAGCGTGCATGGAACTTCGCTTTGAAAGAGTCACCTTGTGCGCTCCTGTTAACGGTCCGGCAAAGGGCAGTCCCCCTGTTAGTCTTTATTGCATACATGTTAAAGAAAAATCTTCCAGTACACCGGTAAATGAGAGCCCTATTGAATGGAGACTGCTAACTACACATGTGGTGGAGACTGTAGAACAAGCAATTGAATGTATCGGTTGGTATCGTTGTAGATGGCTGATTGAAGAGTTGTTCAGAGTGCTCAAAAGAAAGGGATTCATGATTGAGGACGCACAGTTGGAAACAGTTTCGGCATTACAAAAACTAATCTTAATTTCCTTGCAGGCAGCCCTGCAGGTGATGGTACTCAAACTTTCTTTTGATAAAGAAGATGAAAAACTCTCTTCAGAAATCTACTTTACAAGCAAAGAAATAGCATTATTACATATAGTAGGAAAAAAGAGTGAGGGAAATACAAAAATACAGCAAAATCCATATAAAAAAGAATCAATGGCATGGGCAGCATGGATTATTGCAAGGTTAGGAGCATGGAGTGCATACAAGAGCCAGTCCATTCCAGGATATATAACCTTTAAGAATGGACTGGATAGATTTAATACACAGTTTGAACTGTATGAGTTAATCAGCTAA
- a CDS encoding tetratricopeptide repeat-containing sensor histidine kinase, with the protein MKRLILLIITCYGLLLGYANTDTASDSLLQMLQTLPHDTTRLSTLNAIIKIEQNNYKCIQYSDTLMLEALKLKNDKYASLAAYYHLLYYYNRCEQDSVAKWIVKMEPLVQKSGLWDYFFDARRFQIDLYTFTEQYELAISEANKMKQKALDIDNNRGMVAAYQCLSNAYIGSQRWDEGLKALEEAYRLLPKNGNAVVRISVLSQLISVTKEMKDNNRQLKYLQELENVLCKFIIDNPSLKDGFADVFIFNEIFYAHYYLNTDQPQLAYSHIEKSKKYLTENTYFMYKVLYYDIYAKYYQSIKQYQQASAYIDTTLTMLKKDFTSDYAEQLLKQAKIWVEAGDNNRATTLYQQALAIKDSAAMALSNTQMEQIKKSYNLDKIELEQQKQTNQIRLISLIVISAILIVLFISLFRLSKIRKALKYSESEIRKAAETVRVTNEIKNRFLSNMSYNIRTPLNNVVGFSQLIASEPNIDEKTREEYSAIIHQSSERLMRLVNDVLDLSRLEAKMMKFQIQDYDAVSLCNEVCYMARMNNEKTGIQVRFTPEVESLSLRTDTTRLGYALLSTLTYPHEHETEGQQEERIIRFTLSRKGEMLYFRILNSPLADEAFTSQETGIRHEINQLLLAYFGGSYQVNARGTEGPEIVFTYPIASESE; encoded by the coding sequence ATGAAACGACTGATATTACTGATCATCACCTGCTATGGCCTGCTGTTGGGCTATGCAAACACCGATACTGCCTCAGACAGTCTGCTGCAAATGTTGCAGACACTGCCGCATGATACCACACGCCTCTCTACACTGAATGCAATCATAAAAATAGAGCAAAACAACTACAAATGTATCCAATATTCGGACACGTTGATGCTAGAGGCATTAAAACTAAAGAATGATAAGTACGCCAGTCTGGCCGCCTACTATCATCTTTTGTATTATTACAACCGTTGCGAACAGGACAGTGTAGCCAAATGGATAGTCAAGATGGAACCGCTTGTACAAAAATCCGGTTTATGGGACTATTTCTTCGACGCCCGACGCTTTCAGATTGACCTATACACCTTTACCGAACAATATGAGCTTGCCATCAGCGAAGCAAACAAGATGAAACAGAAAGCCCTTGATATCGACAACAACCGTGGAATGGTAGCCGCTTATCAATGCCTGTCCAACGCATACATCGGCAGCCAGCGCTGGGACGAAGGACTCAAAGCGCTGGAAGAAGCCTACAGGTTGCTTCCAAAGAATGGCAATGCGGTAGTCCGTATCTCCGTCTTGTCACAGCTCATATCCGTTACCAAAGAAATGAAAGACAATAACAGGCAACTGAAATACCTGCAAGAACTGGAAAATGTACTCTGCAAATTCATCATTGACAACCCATCTTTAAAAGACGGATTTGCCGACGTATTCATTTTCAATGAGATTTTCTACGCGCATTATTATCTGAATACCGATCAGCCCCAACTCGCTTATTCACATATAGAAAAGTCTAAAAAGTATCTGACTGAAAACACCTATTTCATGTATAAGGTGCTCTACTACGACATCTATGCGAAATACTATCAGAGTATCAAACAATATCAGCAGGCATCAGCCTACATCGACACGACATTAACTATGCTCAAGAAAGATTTCACCAGCGACTATGCCGAACAATTGCTGAAACAGGCTAAAATATGGGTGGAAGCCGGAGATAATAACAGAGCGACAACTCTCTACCAACAGGCACTGGCCATCAAGGACTCGGCTGCCATGGCACTCTCCAACACCCAAATGGAGCAAATCAAAAAAAGCTATAATCTGGACAAGATAGAACTGGAACAACAAAAGCAGACCAACCAAATACGTCTGATCAGCCTGATCGTAATCAGTGCCATTCTGATCGTATTATTTATTTCCCTATTCCGGCTCTCCAAAATACGCAAAGCCCTGAAATATTCCGAGAGCGAAATACGCAAAGCAGCGGAAACGGTACGGGTAACCAACGAAATAAAAAATCGCTTCCTGTCAAACATGAGTTATAACATCCGGACCCCGCTCAACAACGTGGTAGGTTTCTCGCAACTCATAGCCAGCGAACCGAATATAGATGAAAAAACAAGAGAAGAATACTCGGCGATCATCCACCAAAGCTCAGAAAGATTAATGAGACTGGTCAATGATGTACTCGACCTGTCTCGTCTAGAAGCCAAAATGATGAAGTTCCAGATACAAGACTATGATGCTGTCTCACTTTGCAACGAAGTATGCTACATGGCACGCATGAATAATGAAAAGACAGGCATTCAAGTCCGCTTCACTCCGGAAGTCGAGTCACTGTCCCTTCGCACAGATACCACCCGATTGGGATACGCTCTGCTCAGTACCCTGACCTATCCGCATGAACATGAAACAGAGGGACAACAGGAGGAACGGATTATCCGCTTTACATTAAGCCGGAAAGGCGAAATGCTTTATTTCCGCATTCTCAACTCTCCATTGGCGGACGAGGCTTTCACCTCACAGGAGACCGGCATCAGGCATGAGATCAACCAGTTATTGCTGGCTTACTTCGGAGGAAGCTATCAGGTAAACGCCCGGGGAACGGAAGGCCCGGAAATTGTTTTCACCTATCCCATTGCTTCAGAATCGGAATAA
- the ffh gene encoding signal recognition particle protein, which yields MFDNLSERLERSFKILKGEGKITEINVAETLKDVRKALLDADVNYKVAKTFTDTVKEKAIGQNVLTAVKPSQLMVKIVHDELTQLMGGETVEINLESRPAVILMSGLQGSGKTTFSGKLARMLKTKKNRKPLLVACDVYRPAAIEQLRVLAEQIEVPMYSELDSKNPVEIAQHAIQEAKAKGYDLVIVDTAGRLAVDEQMMNEITAIKEAINPDEILFVVDSMTGQDAVNTAKEFNERLDFNGVVLTKLDGDTRGGAALSIRSVVNKPIKFVGTGEKLDAIDQFHPARMADRILGMGDIVSLVERAQEQYDEEEAKRLQKKIAKNQFDFNDFLSQIAQIKKMGNLKELASMIPGVGKAIKDIDIDDNAFKSIEAIIYSMTPAERSNPEILNGSRRTRIAKGSGTTIQEVNRLLKQFDQTRKMMKMVTSSKMGKMMPKMKK from the coding sequence ATGTTCGATAATTTAAGTGAAAGACTAGAACGGTCATTCAAGATTCTGAAAGGTGAAGGCAAAATCACCGAAATTAACGTGGCGGAGACGCTGAAAGATGTACGTAAGGCATTGCTTGATGCCGACGTTAACTACAAGGTTGCAAAAACTTTCACTGACACGGTGAAGGAAAAAGCCATCGGTCAGAATGTACTTACGGCTGTGAAGCCAAGCCAGTTGATGGTGAAGATTGTGCACGACGAACTAACCCAGTTGATGGGTGGCGAGACGGTAGAAATCAACCTCGAATCCCGTCCGGCAGTAATCTTGATGTCAGGTCTGCAAGGTTCGGGTAAGACTACTTTCTCCGGTAAGTTGGCACGCATGCTGAAAACGAAGAAGAATCGCAAACCATTATTGGTAGCCTGTGACGTTTACCGTCCGGCAGCTATCGAACAGTTGCGTGTACTGGCAGAACAAATTGAAGTGCCGATGTACTCAGAACTGGACAGCAAAAATCCGGTAGAGATTGCACAACACGCCATTCAGGAAGCCAAAGCCAAAGGATATGACCTCGTAATCGTCGATACAGCCGGACGTCTGGCCGTAGACGAACAGATGATGAACGAGATCACCGCTATCAAAGAAGCGATCAATCCGGACGAAATTCTGTTCGTGGTAGACTCCATGACAGGACAGGATGCCGTCAATACAGCCAAAGAATTTAACGAACGTCTGGACTTCAACGGTGTGGTACTGACCAAATTGGATGGTGACACCCGTGGTGGTGCGGCTCTTTCTATCCGTTCGGTAGTCAACAAACCGATTAAGTTTGTGGGTACAGGTGAAAAGCTGGATGCTATCGACCAGTTCCACCCGGCACGTATGGCAGACCGTATCCTCGGCATGGGTGACATCGTTTCGCTGGTAGAACGTGCTCAGGAACAGTATGACGAAGAAGAAGCCAAACGTCTGCAAAAGAAGATTGCCAAGAATCAGTTCGACTTCAACGACTTCCTCAGCCAGATTGCCCAGATCAAGAAGATGGGTAATCTGAAAGAACTTGCATCCATGATCCCGGGCGTAGGCAAAGCTATCAAAGATATCGATATCGATGACAATGCTTTCAAAAGCATCGAAGCTATCATCTATTCCATGACTCCGGCAGAACGTTCCAATCCGGAAATATTGAACGGCTCACGCCGTACACGTATCGCTAAAGGTAGCGGAACAACGATTCAGGAAGTAAACCGTTTGCTGAAACAGTTCGACCAGACCCGCAAAATGATGAAGATGGTAACCAGCAGCAAAATGGGCAAGATGATGCCGAAAATGAAAAAATAA